The segment TCGAGGGCCAGGCCGGCGCGCACGAGCTCTTCCTGACCCTGCTGGGCGGCCTGATGTTCTTCTTCCTGCTGGAGAAGGCCGAGCTCTATCGTCACACCCATCATCACGAGGGCGACGGGCACCACCACCACCATCATTTCGACCATGAGCAGGCCGGGCGCGGCGGGCTGTCGGTGCTGGTGGGCGACTCCATCCACAACTTCTGCGACGGCGTGATCATCGCCGCGGCCTTTCTGGCCGACACGCATCTGGGCGTGGCCACCTCGCTGGCCATCATCGCCCACGAGATTCCGCAGGAGGTGGGCGACTACATCGTGCTGCTCAATGCCGGCTTCAGTCGCGCCCGGGCCCTGGTCTACAACGCCATCTCCGGCCTCTCGGCGGTGGTGGGCGGGGTGCTGGGCTACTTTGTGGTGGGCACCTGGGAATCGCTCTTCCCCTATCTG is part of the Shinella sp. XGS7 genome and harbors:
- a CDS encoding ZIP family metal transporter, translating into MSMTLLYIVLATLIGGLLSVLIAASLTVGLLGRLVKHLVSLSTGVLLGTALLHVLPEAFEGQAGAHELFLTLLGGLMFFFLLEKAELYRHTHHHEGDGHHHHHHFDHEQAGRGGLSVLVGDSIHNFCDGVIIAAAFLADTHLGVATSLAIIAHEIPQEVGDYIVLLNAGFSRARALVYNAISGLSAVVGGVLGYFVVGTWESLFPYLLVVASSSFIYVAVADLIPQLQRRLPWRDTLAQLAWLAAGLGLVMVVSGGAHAH